In Deltaproteobacteria bacterium, one genomic interval encodes:
- a CDS encoding aminotransferase class V-fold PLP-dependent enzyme: MDPEHFRTYGHQVIDWVADYLQQVEQYPVLSKVAPGEIRAKLPSDPPLSGESMSEILQDFNEIILPGITHWNHPGFFAYFPANNSGPSILAELLSAGLGVNAMLWQTSPAATELEELVMEWLRKMLELPRDFRGVIQDTASTATLCALLCARERVSDFRINAEGFQSWPAETPLRLYTSREAHSSVEKGAKIAGFGSHNVVPISVDDRYAMDPRDLEENIRKDLDLGYIPCCVTATVGTTSSTALDPLEPIGEISHRYGAWFHVDAALAGSAAILPEKRWILDGIERADSFVFNPHKWLFTNFDCSAFFCRRPEILTRTFSILPEYLKTDLDRQVTNFRDWGIQLGRRFRALKLWFVLRHYGVEGLRERVREHIALAQQFKTWVENHPYFELLAPVPLNTICFRFHPETARDARISDEELDGLNKKLLDEVNRSGRMFLTHTKLSDRFCLRLCVGQTQTRQKHVEEAWRTLLESDVVSKRNRP; this comes from the coding sequence ATGGACCCCGAGCATTTTAGAACATACGGCCACCAGGTCATTGACTGGGTTGCCGACTATCTGCAGCAGGTTGAACAATACCCGGTGCTTTCGAAGGTTGCGCCGGGTGAAATCCGCGCAAAGCTCCCGTCGGACCCGCCCCTTTCCGGCGAGTCCATGTCCGAAATCCTTCAGGATTTCAACGAGATTATCCTACCCGGCATCACGCATTGGAATCATCCCGGTTTTTTCGCCTATTTCCCGGCCAACAACAGCGGTCCCTCGATTTTGGCGGAACTACTTTCCGCCGGCCTGGGGGTTAACGCCATGCTTTGGCAAACCTCTCCGGCCGCCACGGAACTCGAAGAACTGGTGATGGAGTGGCTCCGAAAAATGCTGGAGCTTCCCCGAGACTTCCGGGGAGTAATTCAGGATACGGCCTCGACCGCCACCCTGTGCGCTCTCCTGTGCGCGCGGGAACGTGTTTCCGACTTCCGGATCAACGCTGAAGGATTTCAATCCTGGCCGGCCGAAACCCCTTTGCGCCTGTACACAAGCAGAGAAGCCCATTCCTCCGTCGAAAAGGGAGCCAAAATCGCGGGCTTCGGTTCTCATAACGTGGTGCCGATTTCCGTGGACGACCGCTACGCCATGGATCCTCGGGACCTCGAAGAGAACATCCGGAAGGACCTGGACCTGGGCTACATCCCGTGTTGTGTCACAGCCACGGTTGGAACCACGTCCTCCACCGCTCTGGATCCACTCGAACCCATCGGGGAAATATCGCATCGCTACGGCGCCTGGTTCCATGTTGACGCCGCCCTGGCGGGAAGCGCGGCCATCCTGCCGGAAAAAAGGTGGATCCTGGACGGAATCGAACGGGCGGATTCCTTTGTGTTTAATCCCCACAAATGGCTCTTCACCAACTTCGACTGCTCCGCTTTTTTCTGCAGGCGTCCGGAAATACTCACCAGAACGTTCTCCATTTTGCCCGAATATCTGAAGACCGATTTGGACCGGCAGGTCACCAACTTTCGGGACTGGGGAATTCAACTGGGCCGGCGATTTCGGGCCCTGAAACTCTGGTTCGTTCTCCGGCATTATGGGGTCGAGGGGCTGCGCGAACGGGTCCGTGAACATATAGCCCTGGCGCAACAGTTTAAAACATGGGTCGAAAACCATCCGTATTTCGAGCTGCTCGCTCCGGTCCCCCTGAATACGATCTGTTTCCGTTTTCATCCTGAAACCGCCCGAGACGCACGGATATCCGATGAAGAACTGGATGGACTGAATAAGAAACTCCTGGATGAAGTGAACCGGTCCGGCAGGATGTTCCTGACGCACACCAAGCTCTCGGACCGGTTCTGTCTGCGATTGTGCGTCGGGCAAACACAGACCCGTCAAAAACACGTGGAAGAGGCATGGCGGACCTTGTTGGAAAGCGATGTGGTCAGCAAACGAAACCGGCCTTGA
- a CDS encoding integration host factor subunit beta: MNKSQLVEKLAREEGLTIQMAEAVVNQFFGGIEKALVKGERAEIRGFGSFKVKEYDGYVGRNPKTGDPIQVVEKRLPFFKPGKDLKERVDSYS; encoded by the coding sequence ATGAACAAATCGCAACTCGTCGAGAAGCTCGCACGTGAAGAGGGATTGACCATACAGATGGCTGAGGCGGTGGTAAATCAGTTTTTCGGCGGAATCGAAAAGGCGCTCGTCAAAGGAGAAAGGGCTGAAATCAGGGGCTTCGGCAGCTTCAAAGTAAAGGAATACGATGGTTACGTGGGACGAAATCCGAAAACCGGAGACCCTATCCAAGTGGTGGAAAAAAGGCTTCCTTTTTTTAAACCCGGCAAGGACTTGAAGGAACGGGTCGACAGCTACTCCTGA
- a CDS encoding formate dehydrogenase accessory protein FdhE, translating to MTSEWLHHIDRLISQRPFSKQILEAYRELVVLMTESEPPPPQVALDEKLRPIRRTQGFPLFQRSELPVDIEGSRRLLERFFEHLSNSSRSDREAMGTALLKARERPDGAERLLRSFLSEDVPGMAVFCGETGLELKVVEFLAMNALKPSLIQCGRAYSKHPDLKLWDRGYCPLCGSQPAISSIDKSGKRALHCSLCGTQWGYPRLKCPFCAEEEHSKLGYFRDERLEYVRVDYCHGCERYVKVIDLRSVEEPAPMELENLSTIYLDVLAVERGFS from the coding sequence ATGACAAGCGAATGGCTTCATCACATCGACCGACTTATCTCTCAACGCCCTTTCTCGAAACAGATCCTGGAAGCGTATCGGGAGTTGGTCGTCCTCATGACCGAATCGGAGCCGCCGCCACCCCAAGTCGCTTTGGACGAAAAGCTGCGACCGATCCGGCGGACGCAAGGGTTTCCACTGTTCCAGAGGAGCGAACTTCCGGTAGATATCGAAGGATCCCGAAGGCTTCTGGAACGGTTCTTCGAGCACCTCTCCAATTCGTCCAGGTCCGATCGGGAGGCCATGGGAACAGCGCTCCTGAAAGCTCGGGAGCGCCCGGACGGGGCTGAACGGCTTCTTCGTTCTTTTCTGTCGGAAGACGTTCCGGGCATGGCTGTTTTTTGCGGTGAAACCGGGTTGGAGCTCAAGGTCGTCGAATTCCTGGCCATGAACGCTTTGAAGCCTTCCTTGATACAGTGCGGCCGGGCATACTCCAAGCATCCGGACCTGAAGCTTTGGGACCGGGGCTACTGTCCGCTTTGCGGATCTCAGCCCGCTATCTCGTCCATCGACAAGTCCGGGAAGCGAGCACTCCACTGTTCTCTCTGCGGAACGCAGTGGGGCTATCCCAGACTCAAATGCCCTTTCTGCGCCGAAGAAGAGCACTCCAAGCTCGGGTATTTCCGGGATGAGCGGTTGGAATACGTTCGGGTGGACTATTGCCACGGCTGCGAACGTTATGTTAAGGTAATAGACCTGCGTTCGGTCGAGGAACCGGCGCCCATGGAGCTGGAGAACCTGTCCACGATTTACCTCGATGTGCTGGCCGTGGAGCGGGGTTTCAGCTGA
- a CDS encoding formate dehydrogenase codes for MSGKAFFIDTTLCTGCRGCQIACKQWNQLPATKSHNYGSYQNPEDLSFDTFKVVRFNEEMGPDNKPRWYFFQDQCRHCLEPACKDAADLQLEDTIVREPYSGAVLFTDRLKGLKFKDIRDACPYDVPREQEGSGYMAKCTMCVDRVVNGMLPACVKTCPTGTMNFGDRDKMVEMARNRLAEIRSSHPKATVSGVNSNRAIFLMADDSIKYHKFADARPSLGPMNRQLALKKIGKSLKELARDWSFLNTA; via the coding sequence ATGAGCGGAAAAGCGTTTTTTATCGACACGACACTGTGCACGGGTTGCCGCGGATGTCAGATTGCCTGCAAGCAATGGAACCAACTCCCGGCGACAAAATCCCATAACTATGGATCCTATCAGAACCCTGAGGACCTGTCCTTTGATACGTTCAAGGTTGTTCGTTTCAACGAAGAGATGGGACCGGACAACAAACCGCGCTGGTACTTCTTCCAAGACCAGTGCCGGCACTGCCTGGAGCCCGCTTGCAAGGACGCGGCCGATTTACAGTTGGAGGACACCATCGTTCGTGAACCTTATTCAGGGGCCGTGTTGTTCACCGATCGTCTGAAAGGGTTGAAGTTCAAAGACATTCGGGACGCATGTCCCTACGACGTCCCCCGCGAGCAGGAAGGTTCGGGCTACATGGCCAAATGCACCATGTGTGTGGATCGCGTGGTGAACGGCATGCTCCCCGCGTGCGTCAAGACCTGTCCCACAGGGACCATGAACTTCGGCGATCGGGACAAAATGGTCGAAATGGCCAGGAACCGGCTGGCGGAAATCAGAAGCTCTCATCCTAAAGCCACTGTCAGCGGGGTGAATTCGAACCGGGCGATCTTCCTCATGGCGGACGATTCCATCAAATACCACAAATTCGCCGACGCAAGACCTTCACTGGGGCCGATGAACCGGCAGTTGGCCTTGAAAAAGATCGGAAAGTCTCTGAAAGAGCTTGCAAGAGATTGGAGCTTTCTGAACACCGCATAA
- a CDS encoding flavodoxin family protein, producing the protein MCTILIVYHTQTGNTRLMAEAVAKGARCIEHVRVSLKKAMDAGVDDLLHCQGIAFGSPEYFGYMAGMMKDFFDRTYEAARGRKEIFKKPYVAFISAGNDGAGALTSIERICRGYPLRKVQDPVIARGVINQKILSECETLGKTIAAGCEAGIY; encoded by the coding sequence TTGTGCACTATTTTAATAGTTTACCATACTCAGACAGGAAACACACGGCTCATGGCGGAGGCGGTTGCCAAGGGGGCCCGGTGCATCGAACATGTCCGTGTGTCGTTAAAAAAGGCGATGGACGCGGGTGTCGACGATTTGCTCCACTGCCAAGGCATTGCCTTTGGCTCTCCGGAGTATTTCGGCTATATGGCGGGTATGATGAAGGATTTCTTCGACCGAACGTACGAGGCTGCTCGGGGGCGCAAAGAGATTTTCAAAAAACCGTACGTCGCATTCATTAGTGCGGGTAACGACGGCGCCGGGGCTCTGACGAGCATCGAGCGGATTTGCAGGGGATACCCGCTCCGGAAAGTGCAGGACCCTGTTATAGCCCGAGGGGTGATAAATCAAAAGATCCTGTCGGAATGCGAGACGCTTGGGAAAACCATCGCCGCCGGATGCGAAGCCGGAATCTATTAG